The DNA sequence GCCCGATATTCTTCGCTGCATTGTAGTCCGCGTTCACCTCGTAACCGCATTTCTGGCACTCGAAGTGTTCTCCGTGGCGATTCGCTTCGTTCGTGAACCCACAATCCGTCCGAGAACAGCGTTGGGACGTGTGGTTCGGTTTGACTTGTTCCACGGAGACGACTTGTTCTGGTGCCTTGTAGGAGACGTACTCGTACAGGCGTCGGAACGCCCAAACATGGTGCCATTTAGCCTGCGGGAGACGCTCACGGATGTCGGTTAAATCCTCGAACACGATCACGTCGCAGTCGTGTTCGACGGCTTCCGAAACGATCTCATTGGCAACCGTGTGAATGTACTGCTTCCGCCAGGCTTCTTCTCGCTTTCCAAGGCGAAGCAGGGCGTTGTGTGCGGCCTGCGTGCTGCGCCGTTGCATCTCGCCACGTCGCTTCTCGAACTCGCGGCACCAATGGTCGTAGTCGTCGCCCTGCCAGAACGTGCCGGTCGAAGCTACTGCGAGGCTGTTGACGCCGAGGTCGATACCGAGGACTGTTTGGTGCCCGGTATCTGCCGAAACCTCGGACTCGTCGTCATCGTACTTTCGCGTCGTGATGTGGAAATAGAACTCGTCAGTCGTCTTGTCGTATTGCAGTGTGCTCGCCCGGAACTCGTACTCTTCTGAGAGAACGTACTGTTCGTAGGGCGTTGGGCTGTCCGCCGGGAGTTCAAAGTCGCACTCAACACGTCCGTTGACGGTGGAGAGCGAGACTTTGTTCCGGTAGAATGTGGCGCTTCGCTTATCGTAGACTATGCTCCACGAAGTGAACTCCGGTTGGCTCACACGCTTGCCCTGTTTCCATCGTTCGACGCACCCTTTCGTCGCTTGGACGGCGCGTCGGATGGCCTCTTGAACGAGGTTGGCAGTGAGATCAGTTTCTTCCCGCAGCTCCGGGTAGAGTGCGTCTCGCGCAGTTGAGTTCGCAGTGATGCAGCTCATGTAGGAGTCGTCGTCCCAACAGAACTCGGCAGCACGATTCGCACAGTAGAGGAACTGTCGCGCAG is a window from the Halobaculum magnesiiphilum genome containing:
- a CDS encoding RNA-guided endonuclease InsQ/TnpB family protein; translated protein: MEVRRTAPVKLVVPDERRDDLHESARQFLYCANRAAEFCWDDDSYMSCITANSTARDALYPELREETDLTANLVQEAIRRAVQATKGCVERWKQGKRVSQPEFTSWSIVYDKRSATFYRNKVSLSTVNGRVECDFELPADSPTPYEQYVLSEEYEFRASTLQYDKTTDEFYFHITTRKYDDDESEVSADTGHQTVLGIDLGVNSLAVASTGTFWQGDDYDHWCREFEKRRGEMQRRSTQAAHNALLRLGKREEAWRKQYIHTVANEIVSEAVEHDCDVIVFEDLTDIRERLPQAKWHHVWAFRRLYEYVSYKAPEQVVSVEQVKPNHTSQRCSRTDCGFTNEANRHGEHFECQKCGYEVNADYNAAKNIGLRYARKRKHRLRSSPTSGGGDAPVDVRINGGTLNGGSHQPVAGD